The nucleotide sequence CATCCACTGTGACTTGGCGATCAAATCGGCCGGGACGCAATAGAGCAGAATCCAAAACATCGGGGCGGTTTGTGGCGGCGATGATGATAATCCCAGTGTTCCCTTCAAAGCCATCCATTTCGGTCAGGAGTTGGTTCAGGGTTTGTTCCCGTTCATCATTTCCCCCACCAATGCCAGCCCCCCGCTGCCGACCCACCGCATCAATTTCATCAATGAAGATCAAACAGGGGGCATTTTCCTTAGCTTTTTTGAACAGGTCACGGACACGGGAAGCCCCCACACCGACAAACATCTCGACAAATTCAGAACCGGAAATGGAGAAGAAGGGTACGCCGGCTTCCCCCGCAATGGCTTTGGCAAGCATGGTTTTCCCGGTTCCTGGGGGACCAACGAGTAAAACACCCTTGGGAATTTTGGCCCCAACGGCGGTGAATTTTTCCGGTTTTTTCAGGAAGGTAACAACTTCTTCGAGTTCTTCTTTAGCTTCATCGACACCCGCGACATCGTCAAACATCACGCCAGTTTTAGCTTCCATTTGAAAGCGGGCCCGAGATTTACCAAAACTCATGGCCTGGCCTGGGCCACCGGGCATATTATTAGACCGCCGGAATAAGAAGAAAAGGCCTGTAATCAACAAGACTGGAAAAATTAGATTACCCAACAGCCCCCAAACCGCACCGTCATTCCGGGCTGGGTGAACATCTAAGTCAATGTGCTGGTCTCGTAACTTAGTAATGAACTGGGGACTGGCACCGGGCATATCAACTCTGACGCGTAAGGGCCGCCCACCCGTAATTTCTGGATCAGACACTTCCACAATCGCTGTGCGTCCGCCATCAAATAAGTCCACTTTACTGATCCGCTGATTATCCAAATAATCTAGGAAGCGGCCATAGCTCATGCGGGTACTGGCGGTGTTTACCGGGGGTTGCTGCTGGCTGGGAATGACATTAAAGGCCCCCTGCCAAATAAAGAATCCAATAATGAGGGCCGGTAAAAGCCATAACAGTGCTGTTTTCCACGGAAATTTCATAGGGCAATGCCACCGAGATGATACGGTTCTTAATCAAATTTAACTTAATTCTCAGAATTGTCACACCTCCAGGCCCCAGAAATATTTTTAGATTGGGATTAATCCAGGCCTGGGAAAGTTGCTTAGAATGAAAAGGTGAATGTAAACAGATGTAACGTGATTCTCATGAATGCCCCCTTGGTTGAAATCTCTGAAAAACTCGACAGCCAAAATTCCCGTGACCGGATGTTGGCCCTGGCGGCGTTGCGGGATGTCCCGGCGGTGGATGCGGTGCCACTGATTAAAAAAGTTTTGCAGGATGAGGTATTACAGATTCGCTCAATGGCGGTGTTTGCCTTGGGGATTAAACAAACGCCAGAGTGTTATGGCATCCTCGTTGATTTACTGGAAAATGAGTCCGATTATGGGATTCGGGCCGATGCAGCAGGGGCATTGGGGTATCTGGAAGATGGACGGGCCTTTGAACCCCTGGCGCGG is from Synechococcus sp. PCC 6312 and encodes:
- the ftsH2 gene encoding ATP-dependent zinc metalloprotease FtsH2, which codes for MKFPWKTALLWLLPALIIGFFIWQGAFNVIPSQQQPPVNTASTRMSYGRFLDYLDNQRISKVDLFDGGRTAIVEVSDPEITGGRPLRVRVDMPGASPQFITKLRDQHIDLDVHPARNDGAVWGLLGNLIFPVLLITGLFFLFRRSNNMPGGPGQAMSFGKSRARFQMEAKTGVMFDDVAGVDEAKEELEEVVTFLKKPEKFTAVGAKIPKGVLLVGPPGTGKTMLAKAIAGEAGVPFFSISGSEFVEMFVGVGASRVRDLFKKAKENAPCLIFIDEIDAVGRQRGAGIGGGNDEREQTLNQLLTEMDGFEGNTGIIIIAATNRPDVLDSALLRPGRFDRQVTVDAPDIKGRLSILNVHARNKKLAAEISLEAIARRTPGFTGADLANLLNEAAILTARRRKPAITMLEIDDAVDRVVAGMEGTPLVDGKSKRLIAYHEVGHAIVGTLLKDHDPVQKVTLVPRGQARGLTWFMPSEDSGLISRSQLTSRMAGALGGRAAEYVVFGDSEVTTGAGGDLQQVTSMARQMVTRFGMSDLGPLSLETQNGEVFLGRDLVSRSEYSEEIAARIDAQVRELIQHSYELAVKIVRENRDVIDRLVDLLIDKETIDGEEFRQIVAEYTVVPDKERFVPQI